In Asanoa sp. WMMD1127, one genomic interval encodes:
- the tsf gene encoding translation elongation factor Ts — MADFTAADVKKLRDLTGAGMMDSKKALTEADGDFDKAVEFLRIKGAKDVGKRAGRTAANGLVAHSGRALLELNCETDFVAKNADFIALAQQLVEHAATAGVTDVEALLASKLADGRTVADTVQEASAKIGEKLVLNRFAVIDGDEPVAVYLHRKSQDLPPAVGVLVAYSGKSDEAADADARGVAMQVAAMRPKYLNRDEVPGDVVESERRIAEQTAREEGKPEAALPKIVEGRTNAFFKDFVLLEQSSVADNKKTVKQVVSEAGIELTRFVRFEVGQA; from the coding sequence ATGGCTGACTTCACCGCCGCGGACGTCAAGAAGCTCCGCGATCTCACCGGCGCCGGCATGATGGACAGCAAGAAGGCGCTCACCGAGGCCGACGGCGACTTCGACAAGGCCGTCGAGTTCCTGCGGATCAAGGGTGCCAAGGACGTCGGCAAGCGCGCCGGGCGTACCGCCGCCAACGGTCTGGTCGCCCACTCCGGCCGGGCGCTGCTCGAGCTCAACTGCGAGACCGACTTCGTCGCCAAGAACGCCGACTTCATCGCGCTCGCCCAGCAGCTCGTCGAGCACGCCGCGACCGCCGGCGTCACCGACGTCGAGGCGCTGCTGGCCAGCAAGCTGGCCGACGGCCGCACCGTGGCCGACACCGTCCAGGAAGCCTCGGCCAAGATCGGCGAGAAGCTCGTCCTCAACCGCTTCGCGGTGATCGACGGCGACGAGCCGGTGGCCGTCTACCTGCACCGCAAGAGCCAGGACCTGCCGCCCGCGGTCGGTGTCCTGGTCGCCTACAGCGGCAAGAGCGACGAGGCCGCCGACGCCGACGCGCGTGGCGTGGCCATGCAGGTCGCCGCGATGCGCCCCAAGTACCTCAACCGTGACGAGGTGCCGGGCGACGTCGTCGAGTCGGAGCGCCGGATCGCCGAGCAGACCGCTCGCGAGGAGGGCAAGCCGGAGGCCGCGCTGCCGAAGATCGTCGAGGGGCGCACCAACGCGTTCTTCAAGGACTTCGTGCTGCTGGAGCAGTCCTCGGTCGCCGACAACAAGAAGACCGTCAAGCAGGTCGTCAGCGAGGCCGGCATCGAGCTCACGCGGTTCGTCCGCTTCGAGGTCGGCCAGGCCTGA
- the pyrH gene encoding UMP kinase — protein MTDVAGETTWPVEDPTAPPPGRPRRVVLKLSGEVFGGGMVGVDPDVVQAVARQIAAVVRRGVQVAVVVGGGNFFRGAELQKRGMDRARADYMGMLGTVMNCLALQDFLEKEGIETRVQSAITMAQVAEPYIPLRAIRHLEKGRVVIFGAGAGMPYFSTDTVAAQRALEIRADVVLMSKNGVDGVYTADPRTDPTASKFDSVTFAEVLRRGLRVADAAAFSLCEENGLPMLVFGAEGDDTIMRAVAGERIGTLITAN, from the coding sequence ATGACGGACGTGGCAGGCGAGACGACATGGCCGGTCGAAGACCCCACCGCGCCGCCCCCGGGCAGGCCCCGCCGGGTCGTCCTCAAGCTTTCCGGTGAGGTGTTCGGCGGCGGCATGGTCGGCGTCGACCCCGACGTGGTGCAGGCCGTGGCCCGCCAGATCGCGGCCGTCGTGCGCCGCGGCGTCCAGGTCGCCGTCGTCGTCGGCGGTGGCAACTTCTTCCGGGGCGCCGAGCTGCAGAAGCGCGGCATGGACCGGGCCCGCGCCGACTACATGGGCATGCTCGGCACCGTCATGAACTGCCTGGCCCTCCAGGACTTCCTGGAGAAGGAAGGCATCGAGACCCGCGTGCAGAGCGCGATCACGATGGCCCAGGTCGCCGAGCCCTACATCCCACTGCGCGCCATCCGCCACCTCGAGAAGGGGCGCGTCGTGATCTTCGGTGCCGGCGCCGGGATGCCGTACTTCTCGACCGACACCGTCGCCGCCCAGCGGGCGCTGGAGATCCGGGCCGACGTGGTGCTGATGAGCAAGAACGGGGTCGACGGGGTCTACACCGCCGATCCGCGCACCGATCCCACGGCCAGCAAGTTCGACTCGGTCACGTTCGCCGAGGTGCTCCGGCGCGGGCTGCGGGTCGCCGACGCGGCCGCGTTCAGCCTCTGCGAGGAGAACGGCCTGCCCATGCTGGTGTTCGGCGCCGAGGGCGACGACACGATCATGCGGGCCGTCGCCGGTGAGCGCATCGGCACCTTGATTACCGCCAACTGA
- the frr gene encoding ribosome recycling factor: protein MIDDTLLEAEEKMDGAVNHAKEEFAAIRTGRANAAMFSKIIIDYYGTPTPLTQMASVGTPEPRMAIIKPYDNSQLGAMEKAIRDSDLGVNPNNEGNQLRIILPQMTEERRREMIKVARHKGEEAKIAVRNVRRKAKEELDRLVKDGETGEDDGRRAEKDLDDLTHRYVTQIDELLKHKETELLEV, encoded by the coding sequence GTGATCGACGACACACTCCTCGAGGCCGAGGAGAAGATGGACGGCGCGGTCAACCACGCCAAGGAGGAGTTCGCCGCGATCCGCACCGGGCGGGCCAACGCGGCGATGTTCTCCAAGATCATCATCGACTATTACGGCACGCCGACGCCGCTGACCCAGATGGCGTCCGTCGGCACACCGGAGCCGCGGATGGCGATCATCAAGCCGTACGACAACTCGCAGCTCGGCGCGATGGAGAAGGCGATCCGCGACTCGGACCTCGGGGTCAACCCCAACAACGAGGGCAACCAGCTGCGCATCATCCTGCCGCAGATGACAGAGGAGCGGCGCCGCGAGATGATCAAGGTCGCGCGGCACAAGGGCGAGGAGGCCAAGATCGCCGTACGCAACGTGCGGCGCAAGGCCAAGGAGGAGCTCGACCGGCTGGTGAAGGACGGCGAGACCGGGGAAGACGACGGTCGCCGGGCCGAGAAGGACCTCGACGACCTGACCCATCGGTACGTCACCCAGATCGACGAACTCCTCAAGCACAAGGAGACCGAGCTGCTCGAGGTCTGA
- a CDS encoding phosphatidate cytidylyltransferase, protein MSYSDPYPGVDPHRARHPGVAPEEYGGQDFHANLEVPGWAGPTQPVPETDPAGNGFAADTAQLPVVAPQTGSGDGSDPGDATAPRRPGPGRRRAGPGRPPTVQKTSRAGRNLPAAIAVGVTLGAVLLVSLYVYKLAFLGVLALAVAVGIWEVSRALREVRAHPPTIPLIAGGVLMIGLAWYAGADALLLGLVATLLAATVWRLADGPKDFRRDLTASALIAVYVPFLAGFAALLAVPPDGADRVLVVLIGVVLSDTGGYAAGVFLGRRPMAPTISPKKSWEGFGGSLTAAAIGTALSCYFLLGVDFWWGALIGAAISVAAVLGDLGESMLKRDLGVKDMSRLLPGHGGLMDRLDSILFAVPTAYLLLSIFAPVR, encoded by the coding sequence ATGTCCTACTCCGACCCCTATCCGGGCGTTGATCCGCATCGGGCGCGGCACCCAGGTGTCGCGCCCGAGGAGTACGGCGGCCAGGACTTCCACGCCAACCTCGAGGTGCCGGGTTGGGCGGGCCCCACGCAGCCCGTCCCCGAAACGGACCCCGCCGGCAACGGCTTCGCCGCCGACACCGCGCAGCTGCCCGTGGTCGCGCCCCAGACCGGCAGCGGGGACGGGAGCGACCCGGGGGACGCCACCGCACCCAGGCGTCCGGGCCCCGGCCGCCGCCGCGCCGGACCAGGCCGCCCGCCGACCGTCCAGAAGACCAGCCGCGCCGGGCGCAACCTGCCCGCGGCGATCGCCGTCGGCGTCACCCTCGGCGCGGTCCTGCTCGTCTCGCTCTACGTCTACAAGCTCGCCTTCCTCGGCGTCCTCGCGCTGGCCGTGGCGGTCGGCATCTGGGAGGTCAGCCGGGCCCTGCGTGAGGTCCGCGCCCACCCGCCGACGATCCCGCTGATCGCGGGCGGGGTGCTGATGATCGGCCTGGCCTGGTACGCCGGCGCCGACGCCCTGCTCCTCGGCCTCGTGGCGACCCTGCTGGCGGCGACCGTCTGGCGGCTTGCCGACGGCCCCAAGGACTTCAGACGCGACCTGACCGCGTCCGCGCTGATCGCGGTCTACGTGCCGTTCCTGGCGGGCTTCGCCGCGCTGCTGGCGGTTCCGCCGGACGGCGCCGACCGGGTCCTGGTCGTGCTCATCGGCGTCGTGCTCTCCGACACCGGCGGTTACGCCGCCGGCGTCTTCCTCGGGCGCCGGCCGATGGCGCCGACGATCAGCCCGAAGAAGTCCTGGGAGGGCTTCGGCGGTTCGCTGACCGCGGCCGCGATCGGTACGGCCCTGAGCTGCTACTTCCTGCTCGGCGTCGACTTCTGGTGGGGCGCGCTGATCGGCGCGGCGATCAGTGTGGCGGCGGTGCTCGGCGACCTAGGCGAGTCGATGCTCAAGCGCGACCTGGGCGTCAAGGACATGAGCCGCCTGCTGCCGGGGCACGGCGGCCTGATGGACCGCCTCGACTCCATCCTGTTCGCGGTGCCCACCGCTTACCTGCTGCTGTCGATCTTCGCGCCCGTCCGCTGA
- the rlmN gene encoding 23S rRNA (adenine(2503)-C(2))-methyltransferase RlmN: MTSLPIIQSDAAPARRAAMPPRHLADLDVAGREAALVALGEPRFRARQLSTHYFGRLVRDPDAMTDLPAASRAKIAEDLLPRLLTPVREMACDDGATRKALWRLHDNSLVESVLMGYPDRVTVCISSQAGCGMACPFCATGQAGLTRNLSTAEIVDQAVYLAGVAASGAVAGSPARLSHVVFMGMGEPLANYNRVLAAVRRLTSPAPEGLGLSQRHITISTVGLVPAMRKLAEEDLQVTLALSLHAPDDDLRDELVPVNQRWKVAQVLDAAWHYADRTGRRVSVEYAMIKDVNDQPWRADLLGRLLAGRLAHVNLIPLNPTPGSRWDASAKPVEREFVRRLRAAGVSTTVRDTRGREIDGACGQLAAAEVTT; the protein is encoded by the coding sequence ATGACGAGCCTGCCCATCATCCAGTCCGACGCCGCCCCCGCCCGGCGCGCGGCCATGCCGCCGCGCCACCTTGCCGATCTTGATGTCGCCGGGCGCGAAGCCGCTCTGGTCGCGCTGGGTGAGCCCCGCTTCCGCGCGCGCCAGTTGTCGACCCACTACTTCGGGCGGCTGGTGCGTGATCCCGACGCGATGACCGACCTGCCGGCGGCCAGTCGGGCGAAGATCGCGGAGGATCTGCTGCCGCGGCTGTTGACGCCGGTACGCGAGATGGCCTGCGACGACGGCGCCACGCGCAAGGCGTTGTGGCGGCTGCACGACAACTCGCTGGTCGAGAGCGTGCTGATGGGCTACCCGGACCGGGTCACGGTCTGCATCTCCAGCCAGGCGGGCTGTGGCATGGCGTGCCCGTTCTGCGCCACCGGCCAGGCCGGGCTCACCCGCAACCTGTCCACCGCGGAGATCGTCGACCAGGCGGTCTATCTCGCCGGTGTGGCGGCGTCGGGTGCGGTCGCGGGATCGCCGGCGCGGCTCTCGCACGTGGTGTTCATGGGGATGGGCGAGCCGCTGGCCAACTACAACCGGGTGCTGGCCGCCGTGCGCCGGCTGACCTCGCCCGCGCCGGAAGGGCTCGGCCTCTCGCAGCGACACATCACGATCTCGACGGTCGGCCTCGTCCCGGCGATGCGCAAGCTCGCCGAGGAAGACCTCCAGGTGACTCTTGCGTTGTCGCTGCACGCGCCCGATGATGATCTGCGCGATGAACTGGTGCCGGTCAACCAACGGTGGAAGGTGGCCCAGGTGCTCGACGCCGCGTGGCACTACGCGGATCGCACGGGGCGCCGTGTTTCCGTCGAATACGCGATGATCAAGGACGTGAACGACCAGCCCTGGCGAGCCGATCTGCTCGGTCGCCTGCTGGCGGGGCGGCTCGCGCACGTCAACCTGATCCCGCTCAACCCGACTCCGGGCAGTCGGTGGGACGCGAGTGCCAAGCCGGTCGAACGCGAGTTCGTCCGGAGGCTGCGCGCGGCGGGCGTGTCGACTACCGTGCGTGACACCAGAGGTCGCGAGATTGACGGCGCGTGCGGTCAGCTCGCCGCGGCCGAGGTGACGACATGA
- a CDS encoding DivIVA domain-containing protein codes for MASQGQRFRRRALRRGYKVDEVDAFLDRVEATLAGDPIGAPVGAQEVHDVVFRVRFGGYDEWQVDLHLDRVERQVGELEERNGRFGGPDRMGLPDRMGPPDRMGPPDRLGPPDRMGPPDRLGPPDRMGPPDRLGPPIPAPPAGAFGPPDRSAATTMGGGPLPMRPVPNDDPYARPGPPPPYGSGFDGGGGFDGGFDGPRGYDGPGGPGGPGGPGGPMGGPSRGPSAPGMRGFPAGDDGYDGPEQPGRRGRMDMTAEIRMPERGDVGRGGPGQPGGGPGMGGGPGMGPGGPGMGGPGLAMGGGPAGGMGAPGMGGPPLMGPPGSDLARVDQMRRSFQVRRFGSGYDPSQVDRFFEDVLTGMTGRGPVPTTDADFDATQFGLVPGGYFEAEVEQALLEVRDIVRRR; via the coding sequence GTGGCGAGCCAGGGTCAACGATTCCGCCGTCGGGCGCTGCGTCGCGGCTACAAGGTCGACGAGGTCGACGCGTTCCTCGACCGCGTCGAGGCGACCCTGGCCGGCGACCCCATCGGGGCGCCGGTCGGCGCCCAGGAGGTCCACGACGTCGTCTTCCGGGTCCGGTTCGGCGGCTATGACGAGTGGCAGGTCGACCTGCACCTCGACCGGGTCGAGCGCCAGGTCGGCGAGCTCGAGGAGCGCAACGGGCGCTTCGGCGGCCCTGACCGGATGGGCCTGCCCGACCGGATGGGTCCGCCGGATCGCATGGGCCCGCCCGACCGTCTTGGTCCGCCCGACCGCATGGGTCCGCCCGATCGTCTCGGCCCGCCCGATCGCATGGGTCCGCCCGACCGTCTTGGCCCGCCGATCCCGGCGCCGCCGGCCGGCGCGTTCGGTCCGCCGGACCGCAGCGCCGCCACGACGATGGGCGGCGGCCCGCTGCCGATGCGGCCGGTCCCGAACGACGACCCTTATGCCCGGCCCGGTCCGCCGCCGCCCTACGGCAGTGGCTTCGACGGTGGCGGCGGCTTCGACGGTGGCTTCGACGGGCCGCGCGGATACGACGGCCCTGGGGGCCCGGGCGGCCCTGGCGGGCCTGGCGGGCCCATGGGTGGTCCGTCCCGCGGGCCGAGCGCGCCCGGTATGCGCGGGTTCCCGGCCGGTGACGACGGCTACGACGGTCCGGAGCAGCCGGGTCGGCGCGGCCGGATGGACATGACCGCGGAGATCCGCATGCCCGAGCGGGGCGACGTGGGTCGCGGCGGTCCGGGGCAACCCGGCGGTGGTCCCGGCATGGGTGGCGGCCCGGGCATGGGCCCCGGGGGTCCCGGCATGGGCGGTCCTGGGCTCGCGATGGGTGGCGGCCCCGCCGGTGGCATGGGCGCGCCCGGCATGGGCGGCCCGCCGCTGATGGGCCCGCCCGGCAGCGACCTGGCCCGCGTCGACCAGATGCGACGGTCGTTCCAGGTGCGCAGGTTCGGCAGCGGCTACGACCCGTCGCAGGTCGACCGCTTCTTCGAGGACGTGCTGACCGGCATGACGGGCCGCGGCCCGGTGCCGACGACCGACGCGGACTTCGACGCGACCCAGTTCGGCCTGGTGCCGGGGGGCTACTTCGAGGCCGAGGTCGAGCAGGCCCTACTGGAGGTCCGCGACATCGTCCGGCGCCGCTGA
- a CDS encoding Rieske 2Fe-2S domain-containing protein — translation MRVTGTGHASMRIDTPAGSILCDPWVNPAYFASWFPFPDNSLLDWETLGQVDYLYLSHLHRDHFDAAHLKRFISKDARVLLPEYPTSELEDELRELGFKHFIKTVTEEVVELDGGLKVMIQALTSPTDGPIGDSSLWVEYDGVRLLNQNDARPTDLSLFASLGHVHAHMLQFSGAIWYPMVYELPQAAKTAFGKQKRDRQFDRTWRYIDDLKASHVFPIAGPPCFLDDELWQFNDIFGDEGNIFPDQSVFMKEYAKVGGTNGVVLLPGSVSEITTTSIETTHPTDVDEFFANKAAHLEEMRERKRPIIAAEKASWRHPEIDVLKEMKRRIEPLLEESIYLAKGVGGPVRFDLVGYDGDSVESIVVDFPGKEVRRYADEKVRYRFRTERALVEHLLFIDEVDWVNSLFLSCRFSAARIGQYNEFVYAFFKCLSEERLQYAEGWYDEHERTTDAEDITLGDWVVQRRCPHLKADLTRFGIVDGDQLTCQLHGWRFDLPSGRCLTGVGHQIRARRVGEPAATAAEGETPEAATAQA, via the coding sequence GTGCGAGTGACCGGGACGGGACACGCCAGCATGCGGATCGACACCCCGGCGGGGAGCATCCTCTGTGACCCCTGGGTCAACCCCGCGTACTTCGCGTCGTGGTTCCCCTTTCCCGACAACTCGCTGCTCGACTGGGAGACGCTCGGGCAGGTCGACTATCTCTACCTGAGCCACCTGCACCGCGACCACTTCGACGCGGCGCACCTCAAGCGCTTCATCTCGAAGGACGCGCGGGTGCTGCTGCCGGAGTACCCGACCAGCGAGCTCGAGGACGAGCTGCGCGAGCTGGGCTTCAAGCACTTCATCAAGACGGTGACCGAAGAGGTCGTCGAGCTCGACGGCGGCTTGAAGGTCATGATCCAGGCCTTGACGTCGCCGACGGACGGGCCGATCGGTGACTCGTCGCTGTGGGTGGAGTACGACGGCGTGCGGCTGCTCAACCAGAACGACGCGCGCCCGACCGACCTGTCGCTGTTCGCCTCGCTCGGTCACGTGCACGCGCACATGCTGCAGTTCTCGGGCGCCATCTGGTACCCGATGGTCTACGAGCTGCCGCAGGCCGCCAAGACCGCGTTCGGCAAGCAGAAGCGCGACCGGCAGTTCGACCGGACGTGGCGTTACATCGACGACCTGAAGGCGTCGCACGTCTTCCCGATCGCCGGGCCGCCCTGCTTCCTCGACGACGAGCTGTGGCAGTTCAACGACATCTTCGGCGACGAGGGCAACATCTTCCCGGACCAGTCGGTCTTCATGAAGGAGTACGCCAAGGTCGGCGGCACCAACGGTGTCGTCCTCCTGCCCGGCAGCGTCTCGGAGATCACGACGACGTCCATCGAGACGACCCACCCGACCGACGTCGACGAGTTCTTCGCCAACAAAGCCGCGCACCTCGAGGAGATGCGTGAGCGCAAGCGGCCGATCATCGCGGCCGAGAAGGCGTCGTGGCGGCACCCCGAGATCGACGTCCTCAAGGAGATGAAGCGGCGGATCGAGCCGCTCCTCGAGGAGTCGATCTATCTGGCCAAGGGCGTCGGGGGTCCGGTCCGGTTCGACCTGGTCGGCTACGACGGTGACTCGGTCGAGTCGATCGTCGTGGACTTCCCGGGCAAGGAGGTCCGGCGGTACGCGGACGAGAAGGTCCGCTACCGCTTCCGCACCGAGCGCGCGCTCGTCGAGCACCTCCTTTTCATCGACGAGGTGGACTGGGTCAACTCGCTGTTCCTCTCGTGCCGCTTCTCGGCGGCCCGGATCGGGCAGTACAACGAGTTCGTCTACGCCTTCTTCAAGTGCCTGTCCGAAGAGCGCCTGCAGTACGCCGAGGGCTGGTATGACGAGCACGAGCGCACCACCGACGCCGAGGACATCACCCTCGGCGACTGGGTCGTGCAGCGGCGCTGCCCGCACCTGAAGGCCGACCTCACCCGCTTCGGCATCGTCGACGGCGACCAGCTGACCTGCCAGCTGCACGGGTGGCGGTTCGACCTGCCGAGCGGGCGGTGCCTGACCGGCGTCGGCCACCAGATCCGGGCCCGCCGCGTCGGCGAGCCGGCGGCCACCGCTGCCGAGGGGGAGACCCCGGAGGCGGCCACCGCGCAGGCTTAG
- a CDS encoding GyrI-like domain-containing protein, with amino-acid sequence MTIEASVTDRPAQDYVAIKRTVTMSSIADIADRIPEVLAFLRQRGLAPAGAPFLKYNVIDMDRELEIEAGVPVNMPVGGSGEIFSDVLPAGRYATVTHVGHPDELLQVTADLLSWAHERDLEFDQHDSPAGDVWRCRLEIYHTHPAEVPIDKWETELAFLLR; translated from the coding sequence GTGACCATCGAGGCCAGCGTGACCGACCGTCCGGCGCAGGACTACGTCGCCATCAAGCGCACGGTGACGATGAGCTCCATCGCCGACATCGCCGACCGCATCCCGGAGGTGCTGGCCTTCCTACGTCAACGGGGCCTCGCCCCGGCCGGCGCGCCGTTCCTCAAATACAACGTGATCGACATGGATCGCGAGCTGGAGATCGAGGCCGGCGTCCCGGTCAACATGCCGGTCGGGGGCAGCGGCGAGATCTTCTCCGACGTCCTACCCGCGGGCCGCTATGCGACGGTCACCCACGTCGGCCATCCCGACGAGCTGCTCCAGGTGACCGCCGACCTGTTGAGCTGGGCCCACGAACGCGACCTCGAGTTCGACCAGCACGACTCCCCCGCCGGCGACGTGTGGCGGTGCCGGCTGGAGATCTACCACACCCACCCGGCCGAGGTGCCGATCGACAAGTGGGAGACGGAGCTCGCCTTCCTACTACGCTGA
- a CDS encoding TetR/AcrR family transcriptional regulator, with translation MSAPTRRERLRTSTLSEIKDEARRLLVMGGPEAISLRAIAREMGMTAPAIYRYFDSLDALVEALAGDLYVELSEVVIAAKQDAGDDPVAQIKAMAHAFRGWSVAHPAEFGLILGSPLPGIQAFQESFDEENHPGVEFGRPFMETINALWLRERYPTPPRSLMEERLAAHLEPLRASHGEEVPIEVAWAFLSGWSRLYGLVSMEVFHHLRWAVSDPGAFFEMELHAYVDQFTGHGPPD, from the coding sequence TTGAGCGCGCCGACCCGGCGTGAGCGCCTTCGCACCTCGACCCTCTCCGAAATCAAGGACGAGGCCCGCCGCCTGCTGGTCATGGGCGGCCCCGAGGCGATCTCCCTGCGCGCCATCGCCCGCGAGATGGGGATGACGGCGCCCGCGATCTACCGTTACTTCGACAGCCTCGACGCGCTGGTCGAGGCACTGGCCGGCGATCTCTATGTCGAGCTGTCCGAGGTGGTGATCGCGGCCAAGCAGGACGCCGGCGACGACCCGGTGGCGCAGATCAAGGCCATGGCCCACGCCTTTCGCGGCTGGTCGGTCGCGCACCCGGCCGAGTTCGGCCTCATCCTCGGCAGTCCGTTGCCCGGCATCCAGGCCTTCCAGGAGAGCTTCGACGAGGAGAACCACCCCGGCGTCGAGTTCGGCCGGCCGTTCATGGAGACGATCAACGCGCTCTGGCTGCGCGAGCGCTATCCGACCCCGCCGCGGTCGCTGATGGAGGAGCGCCTCGCCGCCCATCTCGAGCCGCTGCGCGCGAGCCACGGCGAAGAGGTGCCGATCGAGGTCGCCTGGGCGTTCCTCAGCGGGTGGTCACGGCTCTACGGGCTGGTGTCGATGGAGGTCTTTCACCACCTGCGCTGGGCGGTGTCCGACCCGGGAGCGTTTTTCGAGATGGAGCTGCACGCGTACGTGGATCAGTTCACCGGACACGGCCCACCCGACTGA
- a CDS encoding MMPL family transporter yields MFAWWGRAVVRFRWGVLAAAAVLVLVGAAWGSGVFGSLTGGGFEDPNAESTQFRERTIAELGNQDVDVLVLYSSPTVVVDDPSFRDPVTATLTKVRALPEVASVTSFYDTQSPALVSGDRRSTYAMVQLRATDPDGKTTAYEAIEPELAAAGITTRTGGTIPFLHEANKQTSEDLARAEMFSLPVLLVLLILIFGGLAAAATPLMIGGIAILGSLVVVRLINMITDVSVFAINIITLIGLGMAVDYALFIVSRFREELAAGHEPPAAIARTMATAGRTVLVSGLTIALALASLLIFPQSFLRSMGFGGLAAVLVAMLAALTALPALLAVLGHRINALRIPLPWRRGGERASGDGAWARIARSVMRRPIVYAAGVIVVLAVLASPVLRIGFGGFDERVLPPGAEPRVVSDAISADFAGGTVGPIEVLVSGGGEAEAQRLASTIGTLPDVTGVQPSAEAGGSTLLNVTYEGESTGDAAQGVVRAIRDLPEPAGVDILVGGRTAADLDLIDSLVAHLPWMALIMASATLILLFLAFGSIVLPIKAVLMNLVSIGASFGVVVWIFQDGHFADFLGFTPTGFIEPSNPILMLAVLFGLATDYEVFLLSRVREEWDRTGDNTASVATGLQHTGRIITAAALLLIVVVAGFASGGIAFIKLIGIGMIVAIIVDATLVRLLLVPATMRLLGRWNWWAPGPLGAIYRRFGIRELEPHPGAPAKEEALAGTSGPS; encoded by the coding sequence ATGTTCGCGTGGTGGGGGCGGGCGGTGGTCCGGTTCCGCTGGGGGGTGCTGGCTGCGGCCGCGGTGCTGGTCCTGGTCGGCGCGGCCTGGGGCTCGGGCGTCTTCGGCTCGCTGACGGGCGGTGGTTTCGAGGACCCCAACGCCGAGTCGACGCAGTTCCGCGAGCGCACCATCGCCGAGCTCGGCAACCAGGACGTCGACGTGCTGGTGCTCTATTCCAGCCCGACCGTGGTCGTCGACGATCCGAGCTTCCGTGACCCGGTCACCGCGACCCTGACGAAGGTCCGCGCGCTGCCCGAGGTCGCGAGCGTGACCAGCTTCTACGACACGCAGTCACCGGCGCTGGTCTCCGGCGACCGGCGCTCCACCTACGCGATGGTGCAGCTGCGGGCGACAGACCCGGACGGCAAGACCACGGCGTACGAGGCGATCGAGCCGGAGTTGGCCGCTGCCGGCATCACCACGCGGACCGGTGGCACCATCCCGTTCCTCCACGAGGCCAACAAACAGACCAGCGAAGACCTGGCGCGCGCGGAGATGTTCTCGCTCCCGGTGCTGCTCGTCCTGCTGATCCTCATCTTCGGTGGCCTCGCCGCCGCCGCGACGCCGTTGATGATCGGCGGCATCGCGATCCTCGGCTCGCTCGTCGTCGTGCGGCTGATCAACATGATCACCGACGTGTCCGTCTTCGCGATCAACATCATCACGTTGATCGGGCTGGGCATGGCGGTCGACTATGCGCTGTTCATCGTGAGCCGGTTCCGCGAGGAGCTGGCCGCGGGCCACGAGCCGCCAGCCGCGATCGCGCGCACCATGGCCACCGCTGGTCGCACGGTCCTCGTCTCCGGCCTGACCATCGCCCTGGCCCTGGCCAGCTTGCTGATCTTCCCGCAGTCGTTCCTGCGCTCGATGGGCTTCGGCGGCCTGGCCGCCGTGCTGGTCGCGATGCTGGCCGCGCTCACCGCGCTGCCGGCCCTGCTCGCGGTGCTCGGGCACCGGATCAACGCGCTGCGCATCCCGTTGCCCTGGCGCCGCGGTGGCGAGCGCGCCAGCGGCGACGGCGCGTGGGCACGGATCGCGCGGAGCGTGATGCGCCGACCGATCGTCTACGCGGCGGGCGTCATCGTCGTGCTCGCGGTGCTGGCCTCGCCGGTGCTGCGGATCGGGTTCGGCGGCTTCGACGAGCGCGTGCTTCCGCCCGGCGCCGAGCCACGCGTGGTGTCCGACGCGATCAGCGCCGACTTCGCCGGGGGCACGGTCGGGCCGATCGAGGTGCTCGTGTCCGGCGGCGGCGAGGCCGAGGCGCAGCGGCTGGCGTCGACCATCGGCACGCTGCCCGACGTCACCGGGGTCCAGCCGTCGGCCGAGGCCGGCGGGTCGACGCTGCTCAACGTCACCTACGAGGGCGAGTCGACCGGCGACGCGGCGCAGGGCGTCGTCCGGGCGATCCGCGACCTGCCGGAGCCTGCGGGCGTCGACATCCTGGTCGGCGGGCGCACGGCCGCCGACCTTGACCTGATCGACAGCCTGGTCGCGCATCTGCCGTGGATGGCCCTGATCATGGCGTCCGCGACGCTGATCCTGCTCTTCCTGGCGTTCGGTTCGATCGTGCTGCCGATCAAGGCGGTCCTGATGAACCTCGTCTCCATCGGCGCCTCGTTCGGCGTGGTCGTCTGGATCTTCCAGGACGGGCACTTCGCCGACTTCCTCGGCTTCACCCCGACCGGCTTCATCGAACCCAGCAATCCGATCCTGATGCTGGCCGTCCTGTTCGGCCTGGCGACTGACTACGAGGTGTTCCTGCTGTCCCGGGTACGCGAGGAGTGGGACCGCACCGGCGACAACACGGCATCGGTCGCGACCGGCCTGCAACACACGGGCCGCATCATCACCGCCGCGGCGCTGCTGCTGATCGTGGTGGTGGCCGGCTTCGCCAGCGGCGGGATCGCCTTCATCAAGCTGATCGGCATCGGCATGATCGTCGCGATCATCGTCGACGCCACCCTCGTGCGGCTCCTGCTGGTGCCGGCGACCATGCGACTACTCGGGCGCTGGAACTGGTGGGCGCCTGGTCCGTTGGGCGCGATCTACCGCCGTTTCGGCATCCGCGAGCTGGAGCCACACCCTGGGGCCCCGGCCAAGGAGGAAGCGCTGGCCGGGACGAGCGGCCCGAGCTGA